In Flavobacterium luteolum, the DNA window AAAAAGGAATTTTGAACGGATCTGATTATGGACGTACAACTTTTAGAAATAACAACGAATTTAAACTTTCTGAGAAAGTTAAAATTAGCCAAAATTTCAGTGTAAGTAGCATTAAAAATACGCCAATGCCTTTGAGCGCTTTTACTAATGCTTACAGACAATCTCCTTTAGTTCCTGTTCGTTATGCTGATGGAAAATATGGAGTTCCATTTATTTCTAATGGAGTTGTGGCAGAAACAGGATCATCATTTAATAATGTTGCAAATCCAGTGGCTCAATTAGATTATACAAATGAGCAGCAGCAATCGGTAACTTTACAAGGGGGATTAAAATTAGATTGGGATATTTTTAAATCTTTGAAATTCACATCACAATTTAATGGGGAATATTATACTTACAAACAATATAATTATGTAGACAATTTAGCACTTTGGCTTTCTGCAGACCCTACTCGTATAGCTTCTGGTTATCCTTCAGATTTGAATAAAAACACTTTAACAAGAGGTAGAGACGAATATTTTAACTGGAACTTGTCTAACTATTTAACGTATAACAAAGTTTTTGCTGAAATTCATGATGTTGAAGTTACTGCAGGTATTGAAGCAAATGTACAAGGAACTAGAGAAAAGTTAACGATTGATAGAAAGAATGTAAATGCAAATTCAAATTATTGGTCTTTAAAAGATGTTAACGTTGCAGGTAATGTTACAGGTTATAAAGATGAAGCACTTAATCAAAGAAGATTAGCATCTTATTTCGCTCGTTTTCAATATAAATTGATGGACAGATATTTGGTTACAGGTACTGTAAGACGTGACGGTTCATCTCAGTTTGCTGAAGACAAACGTTGGGGAACTTTTCCATCAGTTGGTTTAGGGTGGATCATTTCTAAAGAAAGCTTCTTAAGCAATGTAGAACCAATTAATTTATTAAAAATTAGAGGTTCTTGGGGTAGATTAGGAAATCAAAATGTGCCTCTTAATACACAATTATTAACTTCTGGACTAGATTATTCTGGTTTAGGTTCTGGTACTACAATTAATTCTCAGGTAGATCCTAATTTATCTTGGGAGATTGTTGAAGAACTTTCAGGAGGTTTTGATTTTGAATTGCTTAATAGCAGATTAAAAGGGTCATTTGATTTGTATGATAAAAACACAAACAATACAATTTTGAATGTTAAGCCTTATTCAACTTCTGGAATTACGCTAGCTACGCCAGCGCATGTTGGAGAAGTGTCAAATAAAGGATACGAGATCTCTTTACGTTGGGATGATAAAATAAACGATAATTTAAGTTATTGGATTGGAGGGAATTTTTCTCATAATAAAAATGAACTTACAAGCCTTAAAAATGTTCAGTTAAATCCAATTATTGGAGGAAGTTTAGGAAACGGTCAAAATACCAAAATTCTAGATAACACTTCTGTAGGTCAGCCATTGGGTAGTTTCTTTATGTATGAATATGCAGGAGTTGACCCAACAAATGGCCAAATGTTATACTACAAAGCAGATGGTTCTAAAGTTGCTCAATCAGGTTTAGATGAACTTAAAGATAAAAAATACGTTGGTTCTCTTTTACCGACTTCTAACTATGGTGTTACTTTAGGAGTAAATTACAAAAACATTGATTTTTCTGTTGACGGTTACGGAACTGGCGGAGCAAAAGTATACAATGGAAAAAAAGCACAAAGATTTGGAGGAGAAAATGTAGAAGCTTCTATGGCTAATGGCTTTTGGACGCCTACAAACACTACATCTTCAATTCCAGCACCTTCTAATTTAGTTCCTTATGCTTCAACATATTATTTAGAATCTGCGGACTTTTTTAGAATCAATAATATTACGTTAGGATACAAACTTCCACTTAAAGAAGATCAGTTTTTAAGCTATTGCCGTCTTTATGTAAACGCAATGAATCCATTTATCACACAAAAATTCTCTGGGTTCTCACCAGATGTTGTGTCTGATGGTAAGTTAGTTGAAGGCACTCAAGGGGTTGAATTAGATGCTTATCCATCATTGAGATCATTTGTTGTTGGTGTTAATTTAAAATTTTAAAATTATGAAAAGAATATATATATCAATGTTTGTGCTTTCTGGATTATTATTATCTGGTTGTTCAAATGATTTTTTAGATGTAGAGCCAAGTGAGGCTATTCCTGCTGATCCAGCTTTGGTCAATAGTGATGAAGGAGCTAAAAGTTTTGTAACAGCAATCTACAATCAGTTTTTAGGTTGGGAAATGTCTTCTTTTGGATGGAATGCGGTTTCAAGTATAATCTCAGATGATGCTGATAAAGGATCAGATCCTGGAGATACAGGGGGAGATAAAGATATTGTAGACGCATTGACATATAATGCTTCAACTCCATCATTTGAATCTACTTGGAATGCAAATTATGCTGGAATTAATAGATGTAATCAAGCATTAGCAATGTTTCCTAAATTAGATCAGGCATCACCAGATTTGAAAGCAAGATTAGTTGGGGAAACAAAATTCATGAGAGCTTTTATGTATTTTACTTTAGTTAAAGGATACGGAGGAGTTCCTATTGTAGATCATTTAGCTACAGTTCCAATTTCTGAGGAAGATAGAAAAATGCAATTGACACGTAAATCAGTAGCAGAAGTTTATGCTTTTATAGAACAAGATTTAAATGATGCTATTGAAGCTTTGCCTTTAAAATCTGCCTACACTGGAGCAGATGTTGTTAGGGCTTCTAAAGGAGCGGCGTATGCTTTATTAGCAAAAGTAAACCTATATCAAAAAAATTGGCAAAAAGTAATTGACAATTGTGATAAAGTAACAGGTTACTCTTTAGTTACCGATTATGCATTACAATTTAAAAAAGAAGGAGAATTTGGTCCAGAATCTATTTTTGAAATTAATGGAGTAGGTTCTACTTCTAGCCCTGGATTTGGAATTGGAAATTATACTGTTTCTCAAGCGCCTCGTGGTGCTGGAGGTTGGGGTTGGGGATTCAATACACCAACTAAAGGTTTAGCAGATGCTTATGAAGCTGGAGACGTTAGAAAAGATGCTACAATTATTTTTAGAGGTTCAGTTTTATATGACGGAAGAATAGTGGCATCAACTGTAGCTAATCCAAGATACAATTATAAGGCATATTCATCATCTTTCTATAATCAAGAATTTACAGACACTAATCTTAGATATTTAAGATATGCTGAAGTAATTTTAATGAAAGCTGAGGCATTAAATGAATTAGGAGAAACATCAGCAGCTATTCCTTTGGTAAATCAGATTCGTAAAAGAGCTGGTTTAGGAGATACTCCTTATACTTCACAGGCAGATATTAGAAAAGCAATTTATAAAGAAAGAAGATTAGAATTTGCTTTTGAGCACGACAGATGGTTTGATATTGTTAGAACTGGGCAAGCAGAAGCGGCTATGGCTGCAGATGGAAAAACTTTTATTGTTGGAAAACATGAGTTATGGCCTATACCAACTTCATTCTTGAGAGAAGCAAATGGGCTTTCTGAACAAAACCCTGGTGGTTATTAATCAAAATCTTAAAAATCACTTCCTTCAGATTTCCTGAGGGAAGTGATTATTTACCAAAAAATCTTAAATTTTTATAATGGTTAGAATTTCAGTTTTATTTTTAGCTTTTGCTTTTTTTAGTTGTGGATCAAAGGAAGATAAGTCAAAAGAAAATGTACAGGAAAATACTTCTGGCGTTACTGCATTAACAGATGAGCAGCTTTTAGATGCTGTTCAAAAACAAACATTTAAATATTTCTGGGATTATGCAGAACCAAATTCTGGATTAGCTAGAGAGCGTTATCATCCTGACGGAGTTTATCCTGAAAATGACTCAAATATCGTAACTACAGGTGGTTCAGGTTTCGGATTAATGGCTCTTGTTTCAGGAATGTCTCAAGGATATATTACTAAAGAACAAGGTGTAGAACGTCTTAACAAAATTGCAGATTTTTTAGGCAAAGCTGATCGTTTTCACGGAGCATGGCCACATTGGATGGACGGAAATACAGGAAAAGTAAAGCCTTTTGGAACCAAGGATAATGGTGGAGATTTAGTTGAAACCTCATTTTTGGTTGCAGGAATGATTACGGTTCGTGAATATCTTAAAGATGGTTCTGAAAAAGAAAAAGCAGTAGCTCAAAAATTCGATGCACTATGGAAAGGTGTTGATTGGCAATGGTACACCAACAATAAAAATGTGTTGTACTGGCACTGGTCACCAAACTACGCTTGGCAGATGAATTTTCCTTTGCGAGGATATAACGAATGCCTTATTACGTACGTAATGGCAGCGTCTTCGCAAACACATACAATCGATGCGAAAGCATATCACGAAGGTTGGGCGAGAAGCGGCGGTATAGTTTCTTCAAAAACAAAATATAATATTCCACTTATTTTAAAGCACAATGGTGCAGAAGAATTTGGTGGTCCATTATTTTGGGCTCATTATTCTTATGTAGGTTTAGATCCAAACCATTTAACAGATAAATATGCTAATTATTGGGATTTAAATGTAAATCAGACTAAAATCAATTATGAGTATTGTGTTCAAAATCCAAATAAAAATGCAGGTTATGGTCCAGAATATTGGGGTCTAACAGCTTCTTATTCAAGAAATCCTGACGGTTCTATTGGATACAATGCACACATGCCAAGCAACGATCAAGGTGTGATTTCTCCAACAGCAGCAATCAGCTCAATTGTTTACACGCCAAAAGAATCTATGGCCGTAATTAGAAATTTATACGAAAATCATAAAGAAGAAACTTGGGGAGATGCAGGTTTTTATGATGCTTTGAGTTTAGGAAATAAGTGGGTTGCAAAACGTTATTTAGCAATAGATCAAGGTCCTGAAGTTGTAATGATCGAAAATTATAGAACAGGATTGATATGGAAATTGTTTATGAACGCGCCAGAAGTAAAACAAGGTTTAACAAAACTTGGATTTAAATCTGGAAAATACAGACTTCAATAATTGACATGAAATACAAATTAGCTTTTTTATCTTTTTTGCTTTCACTTTTAGGCTTTAGCCAGAGTGAGGTAACTGGAAAAATTAATACCGTCATAATGGCAAAGTATGAACTTGGCTATGTTTTGCATAAACCGGCAAATACAAAAGAGAAAAAGCCTTTG includes these proteins:
- a CDS encoding glucoamylase family protein, with protein sequence MVRISVLFLAFAFFSCGSKEDKSKENVQENTSGVTALTDEQLLDAVQKQTFKYFWDYAEPNSGLARERYHPDGVYPENDSNIVTTGGSGFGLMALVSGMSQGYITKEQGVERLNKIADFLGKADRFHGAWPHWMDGNTGKVKPFGTKDNGGDLVETSFLVAGMITVREYLKDGSEKEKAVAQKFDALWKGVDWQWYTNNKNVLYWHWSPNYAWQMNFPLRGYNECLITYVMAASSQTHTIDAKAYHEGWARSGGIVSSKTKYNIPLILKHNGAEEFGGPLFWAHYSYVGLDPNHLTDKYANYWDLNVNQTKINYEYCVQNPNKNAGYGPEYWGLTASYSRNPDGSIGYNAHMPSNDQGVISPTAAISSIVYTPKESMAVIRNLYENHKEETWGDAGFYDALSLGNKWVAKRYLAIDQGPEVVMIENYRTGLIWKLFMNAPEVKQGLTKLGFKSGKYRLQ
- a CDS encoding RagB/SusD family nutrient uptake outer membrane protein, translated to MKRIYISMFVLSGLLLSGCSNDFLDVEPSEAIPADPALVNSDEGAKSFVTAIYNQFLGWEMSSFGWNAVSSIISDDADKGSDPGDTGGDKDIVDALTYNASTPSFESTWNANYAGINRCNQALAMFPKLDQASPDLKARLVGETKFMRAFMYFTLVKGYGGVPIVDHLATVPISEEDRKMQLTRKSVAEVYAFIEQDLNDAIEALPLKSAYTGADVVRASKGAAYALLAKVNLYQKNWQKVIDNCDKVTGYSLVTDYALQFKKEGEFGPESIFEINGVGSTSSPGFGIGNYTVSQAPRGAGGWGWGFNTPTKGLADAYEAGDVRKDATIIFRGSVLYDGRIVASTVANPRYNYKAYSSSFYNQEFTDTNLRYLRYAEVILMKAEALNELGETSAAIPLVNQIRKRAGLGDTPYTSQADIRKAIYKERRLEFAFEHDRWFDIVRTGQAEAAMAADGKTFIVGKHELWPIPTSFLREANGLSEQNPGGY
- a CDS encoding SusC/RagA family TonB-linked outer membrane protein; this encodes MKNFIFSFLALLLLPTYMMGQAQAIKGKVVDSNGMGIPGAIIASADARATADADFDGNFTINAKPGDILKISMLGFDSVSVPATAAPMTITLKEAGDTALKEVVVIGYGTRKKIDNTSAVSSIKSEEITKMKVMNASQAIQGKAAGVQVSTSDAPGSTPSVVIRGAGTALGGRNPLYVVDGMPTDNINNINTNDITSYEVLKDASSLAIYGTRGANGVIMITTKAGKGKLTVDVESFAGIRTPLKTVKMANAEEYVRYSNAAYSNDFPQGRFSANQPYNTNWLDAITRTGSYTQNNIAISGSSDNVKYFFSAGNYEEKGILNGSDYGRTTFRNNNEFKLSEKVKISQNFSVSSIKNTPMPLSAFTNAYRQSPLVPVRYADGKYGVPFISNGVVAETGSSFNNVANPVAQLDYTNEQQQSVTLQGGLKLDWDIFKSLKFTSQFNGEYYTYKQYNYVDNLALWLSADPTRIASGYPSDLNKNTLTRGRDEYFNWNLSNYLTYNKVFAEIHDVEVTAGIEANVQGTREKLTIDRKNVNANSNYWSLKDVNVAGNVTGYKDEALNQRRLASYFARFQYKLMDRYLVTGTVRRDGSSQFAEDKRWGTFPSVGLGWIISKESFLSNVEPINLLKIRGSWGRLGNQNVPLNTQLLTSGLDYSGLGSGTTINSQVDPNLSWEIVEELSGGFDFELLNSRLKGSFDLYDKNTNNTILNVKPYSTSGITLATPAHVGEVSNKGYEISLRWDDKINDNLSYWIGGNFSHNKNELTSLKNVQLNPIIGGSLGNGQNTKILDNTSVGQPLGSFFMYEYAGVDPTNGQMLYYKADGSKVAQSGLDELKDKKYVGSLLPTSNYGVTLGVNYKNIDFSVDGYGTGGAKVYNGKKAQRFGGENVEASMANGFWTPTNTTSSIPAPSNLVPYASTYYLESADFFRINNITLGYKLPLKEDQFLSYCRLYVNAMNPFITQKFSGFSPDVVSDGKLVEGTQGVELDAYPSLRSFVVGVNLKF